The stretch of DNA tatttataataacattaagttttaatttttatttatagaaaaaagctcatttttgcccctaaaaaaatgagtttctgcctccttttttatttttaaaaaaaagggcctttgagaagaaaatagcaaacgagcaggatcaacccacgaaagattctgatgttggccttgattttattacgataacaggggtacgtgctcaaatacaataacattatgtgcaaaatctgtgtttaatactaatacaatacctaaagttcaagattctgatgtgagccttctctcgtctgtttgtttttatgtaataataggcccctcgccagccagacagcatacaatgtggatactacgcttgtcggttcatgttgaaGATTATTAGGtgaagatatatcattattccagaaaaggttagtaatttaataatgtgtttattactttttttaaattagagctaatgttgtcttgcttgctgctatatatcacgatgttgctaatgttgtcttgcttgctcctatatataccataatgtcttctctttgttttttccgcagtatgcaatcaacccgtcacaacagattgagcaatactcaagtatagatatagacgaggtaagagacatgtggggcaactacgtcttagaatatagaaatgcatgatactcagagtttagatcaacttattagtaaattttttgttgaagttagggaatgattagttcatgtaaattcaactccttaagtatatatatatatatatacatatatatatatatacatatatatatacatatatatatacatatatatatatatatatatatatatatatatatatatatatgatgctgttgtggttgaattgaatctattgagttctgatgaacccaactGTGATTTATGCTGATGCTGGTATATGGTGCtactgatatatgcaggtttttgaatggcatgaaacaaatttaatttttcaaaacattaggagctcgtaataaaaacggttactaaaaaaaaccgttgtgaagacttttcacaacggttaataaaaaaaacaccgttgtgaatgactttcacaaatacccgcgcataatattcaacaacaggttttaaacgaagaaccgttgttaaaagtcttcacaattttgaagGTAAAGTTTCAACAACGGTTGCttcaactaagaaccgttgttactaaaaatttcaacaacgggtatgtagcataaacccgttgtcaaaagacttcacaattttggagggaaagttacaacaacggttatacatacgacaaccgttgttatattattccctccaaatttttgaaacactttccacaacggataacacccaacaacaacggcttttaaccgtggtgaatactttagacaacggtttcattaaataaccaaaccgttgtaaataccttctacaacggccgctttaacaacgtccgctttttgtttttacaacggtttttacccgttgttataggctgtatctgtagtagtgtatatTCCGAGGTCGTCTCAAGGGTTGAGAACGTTAGTTTATCTACCGGTGTGGATACACTAGAGACTCCGTATTTTCGGGGTTGAACCAATTTACTATATACACATAAAGTATGTGTCCCTTTACCCAGTTTTTTACAAGTTTTTTAAATGCAATAAGTCTCACAAGGGACCGCATTTCTGTCTTCCGCTGCTACATGTGATGTACCGCGGTCCCTTCAATGATGACCTTATTTTTGGTTCACGTGCTCATGGATTGAACATGCCATGCGATAAACAAACCATTGAATTGCTATATCTCAACTTTTCCCAAATATAATCTCTCCTTCTTTGACTTTCATTATTCGTCTTCACCATCGCATGCAAGCACAATCACCATAATGGTGGTCCGATCTATTTGGAGTTCGAAAAATTCAACGCTCTCCAAATATTTAAATTAACGGATAATTTTCCGTTTTGTTGAAATTTGTTAGGTTCGATTAGTGTTCCTACAAATTAATTAATCTTCGACAAGTCCGAAAAACTTTGCGTTCTTGTTCGAACAGAAATTGTCTGGCAAGTCCTATACGCATTTATCATACCAACTTTACGAAGACGAAGAAGATTAATGAGACgaagattttaattttgatttatttttgtGCAAACTCATGGAAATTTAGTAAATTACCATGAGTTTGAGGGGGGATGTTGAGATATTGTGGAGATATCGACATTATCTTGTTGATCTTGTTTGATCTTATTAGGGAATAAGATATCTTGGTGTTGCCAAGATTATAGTATAGAATATTTAGATTATTTAGTTTACTAAGTTATGCAATTCTCGGGTCACTATATAATGATGTATCGCAATTACTTTCAAAACATCATAACATCAATAATACAAATCCATTTATGCATTTCTCCCTTCTCTAATCTATCATGTTGAGATATTGTGGAGATATCGACATTATCTTGTTGATCTTGTTTGATCTTATTAGGGAATAAGATATCTTGGTGTTGCCAAGATTATAGTATAGAATATTTAGATTATTTAGTTTACTAAGTTATGCAATTCTCGGGACACTATATAATGATGTATCGCAATTGCTTTCAAAACATCATAACATCAATAATACAAATCCATTTATGCATTTTTCCCTTCTCTAatctaacatggtatcagagcctcgcgCTCTTGAGGCCTAAAACAAATTTCCGCTACCTCGCCGGTGGGTCGATAATGTAAAACACTCACTGGCAGGATTTTCTCCGTTGATCTAATAATAAAgattagtttaattttaatttttgtacaaaaaaaaaaaaagagaaatcagACATAGAAGCGGTGGAGCAGGAGCATTGTTAGAGCATCTTCAATGGTTACTAGGAAGGACCTGTTtgcaattttagaaaaatttcAAGCGGGTTGCTCACCATTGGATTAGGAAAAATACGACCCGCTTGAAAGCCACGCTTGCTCTACCAAGCTACATGCTTGATTTCAAGTAGCTTTCTTTTTATTGGTCGATTATTTTAAGTGGGTCAATTCAAGCTACAATTGTATGTCGCTCACCATTGGAGCGGTATCTAGCTTACAAGCAATATTGTTGAAAATTCTTATGTGGCAAAGCAAGCTACATTAACTTGTGGCTTACCATTAAAGATGCTCTTATATGCTCCAAAAGCATCCATGCTTTGTCATATGGGGATGCATTTTCTTGACATTCTTATTACGGGTTATGATGAATCAAGAGATTTGAAAATCACCCGGATCTTATTCCTTTGGAATTTCGTTATTAATCTTCAAATCTGGTTAAGGTGGTACAAAAttaactggcgagttacgcaatcAATTTGGAGTCCGAAAAAATTAACGTTCTCCAAATATTGAAATTAACGGATAATTTTCCGTCTGGATGAAATTTGTTTAGGTCCGATTAGTGTTCCTAACAAATTGTTTGATTTTCGACAAGTCCGAAAAGCTTAACATTCTTGTTCGAATAAATTTTACCAACCTTGCAAAGATGGAGATGGATAATGAAGACGAAGAAGTTGATGAAGATTGATTTTTTCTTTGATTTTATTGTAATTCTCCAAACGTAAAGTTCGAAGTAcgtactgcctttacgattgcgggagggtattaggatattaggcccattagggtTAGGTTACAAGATATGGCGGCTACCGTCTAGGGTTTAGTCTATTAGGGTTTAGACTTCGGTACTATAAATAgatgtatttttatcataaaaatcacaacaTTCAATAATACAATTCCTTCTATGCAATTCCTCTCCCCTCTATAATCTAACAAGGTGATATTCAAGGACCAGATTGACAAGTATCATCTGCATAATCAGATGAGAAGAGAGATGGAGATTTAAATGAGTTTACGCCATCCGAATGTTGTTCGTTTATTCGGTTGGTTTCATGATAATGACAGGATTTTCTTGATCCTTGAGTATGCCTTTGGTGGTGAGCTGTATAAGGCGCTTCGTCGCTCTGGTTTTCTTTCCGAAAATCAGGCTGCAACGGTATCATTCTCGTCTTCTCCGTCATTTCTGATTATCATCTCTAGAACTTACTTTCGCTTAAAGTTGTTCTACATGATAATTAACGCTCAAGTCTGAATTCAAGTTTTTTGGTGCAGCTAATAAAATAAATCCAATTGTAAGGACCAGGAATTATATTCTAGAGTTGCGAATGTGAAGGAAGGCAGACGCTTAATGTTACATTATAATCTACTTTATTGGCGCGCAGTTCCCTTCTGCGTGACAGCGTGATCTCTAGAACTTGTTTCTGTTAATTTTTGCTGAAGCTTTGTTAATGATTGCGGAACTTTGCTGAAATTAGCCGAATTTTATTCTGCAATGCTTTTTTTTGGATGCATATGTTGTCATGGAGTTCAAATGCAAAGGAATTATAGGTGTGGGGGAGATCTAGGTCTGAATCTTCCAAGGAGTTATTTCTTGTTCTCGAATGCTTGTGTATTTTTTTGGATTTGGATCTTTAATATTGAAATATATTGCTAATTTTTATCGTATCTTTTGTATTGGCGGGGACAGTATATTGCCAGTCTTACAGAGGCGCTGGCATATTGCCATGACAAGAATGTCATCCACAGAGACATTAAGCCTGAAAATTTGTTGCTTGATCATGAGGTACTTCCAGTAACTTGCTGAGTTTGCGTTTTTACCGTTTTACTTGTTGATGAGCCTAATTTATGGTCCATCTTATACTGCATTGGTGATTGACAGACAAGTTGCTTGCTTAGAAATGATTCTTAACTGATTTGTCAGAACATTCAGTGAAAACCGATTTGATGCAAACTTTATGAAATTCCAGCCTTAATACCAGCATGTGGCATCCCATTTTGTATCTGTGTTAAATCAATTTTGAAACTCAATAGACCCTGCATGAGATGGATGAATTTCTAGGAACAAGGCATATAGAACCCGGAACATCCACGATTAAGAGAAGTGGGGAACATTTGTTATGTGGTTGGGGGTAAACATGTGGTATTTAGGTAGTTCAACGACAAACATCAATGAATCTAAATTAATCTATTCTTCCATCTATAGGGACGCCTGAAGATTGCAGATTTTGGGTGGTCAGTGCAGTCAAGGAACAATAGAGTGAGGAGAAACACTATGTGTGGAACTCTAGACTATTTGGcgccagaaatggttgagaacaaAGGCCATGATTACACGGTCGAGTTCTTGTTTGGTGTTGCCCCCTTTGAGGCTGAGAGTCAGCGCGATACTTTCACAAGGTAAATATTAAGAAGCTCAATTGATACTATGAACAAGTTATAGGTTGGCAGGCTAGTTTATCATTGAGATGTACTGTGTATGAGTTTGCAGGATCTTGAAGGTTGATTTGAAGTTCCCATCTTCACCTGCAGTTTCCTTAGAGGCCAAGAATCTGATAACACGAGTAAGTGATTCGTTCTGGCCACCTTTAAACTCTGGCCTTCACAAATCTGGGACACACAGGATATTCTATGGGTGATTGTGTGTATCACTAATCCGCTCACGCGTGTATTAAAGCACACAATCAATCTGTGGAACTTCCACTTTTTCAACCAAAAAAAGAAAGATCACAAATAGGAAATTTATATGTAATCCATCCAATAACTATACGAAGTGTAAAAATTCAGTTGGATACAGTAAATGTACTGTTTTTTTTAATCTCAAATCATGAACATCAACAATGTCTTGCAGCTTCTGGTGAAAGACTCTTCAAAACGGCTCTCTCTTCAACAGATCCTTGAGCACCCATGGATCATAAAGAACGCAGATCTAACTGGAATGTGCCGTAAATAGAATATACCAGATCCGTAGCTGTGAAATCTGATCCTGTCGAGTGTCACTTCGACTCTTTACTTTTGGAGCTGTACTCGTAGCCCATATTCTCTTTTAAGACCGTTATTGTACCAGAAAAATCGTCATGACTCCATTGGCGAGTCCAACATTTAGATGTATAGCTGATTTTGAGTAACATAGCTGTGAAGTGTTTGTCTTTCGGACTCCATTTCTGAATGATGACCTTGTTTATCTCTAATGCAGCAAGTCAGCTAACTAATTGTATGCCTTTGCGCGTGCACTGACATAACATTGAATGAAAACTGGTAGACGGTATAATTTACCCGGACTTTACCAGTACAAAATCTGTCCCATTTTATGTCCCATCTCTCGTCTCACCATCTTCTCTTTGCGACACATCATTAGTAAATTTCATTTTTGCTTTCGTCTTTTGTCGGTATAATAAATCTGTAATTTCAGATGTTATAAGATGTAAAAGTGTAAATAGATGATTACAAACAATAACCCTCCAAGATTAAGTCAGAATAAACACATGTAAAGTATCTCAAAACTGCAATGCAGATTTTACAGTCCTCTGAGGAAGGACAAACCCAGCTCTAATCTCCTCAAAAGAATACTCGAAATCGCCACCATTTTCTACTTCATCAACTCTAACAGTAAATGGAGTATAAGGAGTACCAGATGTTGCAGACAATGTTGAAGGGGTGAGTACTATCGGAGTTACTACCTTATATCTTTCTTCCGACTTTGACTTGATTGGATTACTTTTTGGTGTCTTACTGTCTGAAATTGGTTTTTCTGGTGTTGTATACTTCTGGTTGACAGGAGAGAAAGGATCGCGGTTCATGGCTCTTCCGAGCTCTCttgtatttgcaggttttagcTGCTTCTTTTGTACTTGACCAATGTTGCTGTTGTTCCTGTTACCTGCATCAGTATAATAAACGAGCTTGAATTCTAGTTGAAACGAACAAAAAACCAACCCAAATGATCCGACCCAATAGAAAAATATTAACCTAAATTGTTGATCGGATGTGAGCGAACTGAAGTTTTTTCCGATTTCAGGTTTTGCTTCTGCAACATTGAGCCACTGACAGAAAATCTCCGATTATAAGCAGCGCCACCTCCAATTGAATATCTAGGAGCTCTTTTACTGCTCTTTGTAGGACTTGGTTTTGAACCAAAAATGGCCTC from Silene latifolia isolate original U9 population chromosome 10, ASM4854445v1, whole genome shotgun sequence encodes:
- the LOC141605174 gene encoding serine/threonine-protein kinase Aurora-3-like gives rise to the protein MSLRHPNVVRLFGWFHDNDRIFLILEYAFGGELYKALRRSGFLSENQAATYIASLTEALAYCHDKNVIHRDIKPENLLLDHEGRLKIADFGWSVQSRNNRVRRNTMCGTLDYLAPEMVENKGHDYTVEFLFGVAPFEAESQRDTFTRILKVDLKFPSSPAVSLEAKNLITRLLVKDSSKRLSLQQILEHPWIIKNADLTGMCRK